A region of Bombilactobacillus folatiphilus DNA encodes the following proteins:
- a CDS encoding site-specific integrase yields the protein MSQIYKRGSKWAFKVSWYDDEKKRHWTTKSGFNTKREANAAATKLENQKNTVGISDKAKISLTDFFENWIKIYKLGKLNKSTELKYKRASIEIKDFFGDKPLKNITRTEYQQFLNKYALNHYRDSVSRLNSYIRKCIKYAADDGIVFRDVTHDVDIGGKKSKDSSLKYLELTEAEQLKQICINNGSYLKINYYLILAGLLTGCRIGELLALTWKCVDLKNKTIRIEHSWDYHFENKLSSTKTESSKRTISISSDLVVMFTNLKTEQIQYYLKHGYRDSLDLVFRNKFFQVPTDTGVNKLLSKILKSIDATNIITFHGLRHTHASILISKGVSIDYIAERLGHSTPRTTLNIYTHLLQNKRQKDDLKTLSVLDSL from the coding sequence ATGAGTCAAATTTACAAGAGAGGATCCAAATGGGCGTTTAAAGTATCTTGGTACGACGATGAGAAAAAACGCCATTGGACAACTAAATCAGGATTTAATACCAAGCGGGAAGCAAATGCTGCAGCTACTAAATTGGAAAATCAAAAAAACACGGTTGGAATATCAGACAAAGCAAAAATTAGTTTAACTGATTTTTTTGAAAATTGGATCAAGATTTATAAATTAGGTAAATTGAATAAATCTACAGAACTAAAATATAAACGAGCATCAATCGAAATCAAGGATTTTTTTGGTGATAAGCCACTTAAGAATATTACTCGTACCGAATACCAACAATTTTTAAATAAGTATGCATTAAATCATTACAGGGATAGTGTTAGTCGTTTAAATAGTTATATTCGTAAATGCATTAAATATGCTGCTGATGATGGTATTGTATTCCGAGATGTAACCCATGATGTAGATATTGGTGGTAAAAAATCTAAGGATTCCAGTCTTAAATATTTAGAACTCACTGAAGCTGAACAACTAAAACAAATTTGTATTAATAATGGATCTTACTTGAAAATTAATTACTATTTGATATTAGCGGGCTTATTAACTGGTTGTAGAATTGGTGAGTTGTTAGCTTTAACCTGGAAATGCGTTGACCTAAAAAACAAAACCATTAGAATTGAGCATTCTTGGGATTACCATTTTGAAAATAAATTATCAAGTACAAAAACAGAGTCATCTAAACGAACTATTTCTATTAGTTCTGATTTAGTAGTCATGTTTACTAATTTAAAAACTGAACAAATTCAATACTATTTAAAACATGGTTATCGTGATTCCTTAGATCTAGTTTTTAGAAACAAATTTTTTCAAGTTCCAACCGATACTGGAGTAAACAAATTGTTATCTAAAATTTTAAAATCTATTGATGCGACAAATATAATTACTTTCCATGGTTTAAGACACACTCATGCTAGCATTTTAATTTCTAAAGGAGTTAGTATTGATTATATTGCGGAGAGGCTTGGTCATTCCACACCTAGGACTACTTTAAATATATATACCCACCTGTTACAAAACAAACGGCAAAAGGATGATTTAAAGACTCTTTCGGTTCTTGACAGCCTTTAA